One Nitrospira sp. DNA window includes the following coding sequences:
- a CDS encoding ABC transporter, permease protein (cluster 9, phospholipid), whose translation MDDGTRQAAVSLVEGRTLRCLGAWTLLGVAQAERVLKTMAWPRNGSLRFDTSGIEAFDTGGAVVLYRALTEARGQGCEVTIEGLRSEYEQLMNLVTANWNAIAADAAPRPNEIERLDASICNLRVQVVRGLAFMGESAVALFRLFTAPARMRWRTSLHSLRLDGVNALPITGLLTFLIGVVIAYQGAEQLRKFGTNIFIVDLVGISLLREIAPLIAAILIAGRSGSAYAAQIGTMKVTEELDALKTLGLSPIELLVLPRVLALVVTLPLLTVYADVLGVFGGMLIASNQLNVSFTAFLARFEEAVALRHFLIGIGKAPFFAVIIALVGCYQGFQIRGGVDDVGRHTTISVVQSIFLVIIFDAICSILLNWWDL comes from the coding sequence ATGGATGATGGAACCCGGCAGGCCGCCGTGAGCCTGGTGGAGGGCAGGACGCTGCGTTGCCTGGGGGCCTGGACCCTGCTGGGTGTGGCGCAGGCGGAACGGGTCCTCAAGACCATGGCCTGGCCCCGCAACGGTTCGTTGCGGTTCGATACGAGCGGGATCGAGGCGTTCGATACGGGCGGAGCGGTCGTCTTGTATCGTGCGTTGACGGAGGCCAGAGGGCAGGGGTGCGAGGTCACGATCGAAGGCCTGCGGTCGGAGTACGAACAGCTCATGAACCTGGTGACGGCCAACTGGAACGCCATCGCGGCGGATGCGGCGCCGCGGCCGAACGAGATCGAACGGCTCGATGCGTCGATCTGCAACCTGCGCGTCCAGGTCGTTCGCGGCTTGGCGTTCATGGGTGAGAGTGCCGTCGCCCTGTTTCGCCTGTTCACGGCGCCGGCCAGGATGCGCTGGCGCACCAGCCTGCACAGTCTCCGGCTCGACGGCGTCAACGCCTTGCCGATCACCGGCCTCCTGACATTTCTGATCGGGGTGGTGATCGCGTATCAGGGCGCCGAACAACTGCGCAAGTTCGGCACCAACATTTTCATCGTGGACCTGGTGGGCATTTCCCTGCTGCGCGAAATCGCCCCGCTGATTGCGGCGATTCTGATCGCCGGACGGTCTGGCTCGGCCTATGCCGCACAGATCGGCACGATGAAGGTGACCGAAGAGCTGGATGCATTGAAAACGCTCGGCCTGTCGCCGATCGAGTTGTTGGTGTTGCCGAGGGTGCTGGCCCTGGTCGTGACGCTGCCGCTCCTGACCGTCTATGCCGATGTCCTGGGCGTGTTCGGGGGCATGTTGATCGCGTCGAATCAACTGAACGTGAGCTTCACGGCGTTTCTGGCGCGGTTCGAGGAGGCCGTCGCGCTGCGGCATTTTCTCATCGGGATCGGCAAGGCGCCCTTCTTCGCCGTCATCATTGCGCTGGTCGGCTGTTACCAGGGGTTTCAGATTCGGGGCGGCGTGGACGACGTGGGGCGGCATACGACGATCAGCGTCGTGCAGAGCATCTTTCTCGTGATCATTTTCGACGCGATCTGCAGCATCCTGTTGAACTGGTGGGATCTATGA